A single region of the Flavobacteriales bacterium genome encodes:
- a CDS encoding SDR family NAD(P)-dependent oxidoreductase has translation MTRIALITGATSGIGMGAAHCFAKNGYNLIITGRREDRLRTLCDDLEKAYDLKVLPLTFDVRDQKEVENAISSLPDIWRNIDVLVNNAGLAVGLNTIQEGVVDDWERMIDTNIKGLLYVSRNVLPLMIENGKGHVINIGSIAGKEVYPNGNVYCGTKHAVDAISQGMRIDTVKHGIRVTAIHPGAVETEFSVVRFKGDQAKADQVYNGFKPLTAEDVAESIYYVTTLPPHANINDLILMPTAQANAVTIHRT, from the coding sequence ATGACCAGGATCGCTCTGATAACCGGTGCGACGTCAGGCATCGGTATGGGTGCTGCGCATTGCTTTGCAAAAAACGGATACAACCTCATCATCACCGGGCGCAGGGAGGATCGGCTGCGCACGCTCTGCGATGACCTTGAGAAGGCATATGATTTGAAAGTACTCCCCCTCACTTTTGATGTTCGCGATCAAAAGGAGGTGGAAAACGCCATCAGCAGTTTACCGGATATATGGCGCAACATAGATGTGCTTGTGAACAACGCCGGACTTGCAGTAGGACTGAATACCATTCAGGAAGGGGTGGTGGATGACTGGGAGCGGATGATTGATACCAACATCAAAGGATTGCTTTACGTTTCCCGGAACGTACTGCCATTGATGATAGAAAATGGCAAAGGACACGTGATCAATATTGGTTCCATCGCTGGCAAGGAAGTCTACCCCAATGGCAACGTATACTGCGGCACAAAACATGCCGTCGATGCTATCAGTCAGGGCATGCGCATCGATACGGTGAAGCATGGCATTCGCGTGACTGCCATTCATCCCGGAGCTGTGGAGACGGAGTTCTCCGTGGTCCGGTTCAAAGGGGATCAGGCCAAAGCAGATCAGGTTTATAATGGTTTCAAGCCCTTGACAGCAGAAGATGTTGCCGAAAGCATTTATTACGTAACCACGCTGCCTCCGCACGCAAATATCAACGACCTGATCCTCATGCCTACCGCTCAGGCCAACGCTGTAACCATCCATCGTACATAG